One region of Athene noctua chromosome 18, bAthNoc1.hap1.1, whole genome shotgun sequence genomic DNA includes:
- the RECQL5 gene encoding ATP-dependent DNA helicase Q5 isoform X3 produces MAAASSFQPTLNSLVSRNLLSYLIIDEAHCVSQWGHDFRPDYLRLGTLRTRIPNTPCVALTATATRQVQEDIVAVLKLKQPLSTFKTPCFRSNLFYDVQFKELLTDPYTNLKDFCLKALEVKNTTGVYSGCGIVYCRMRDVCDQLATELSYRGVKAKAYHAGLKAADRTSIQNEWMEEKIPVIVATISFGMGVDKANVRFVAHWNIAKSMAGYYQESGRAGRDGKPSCCRLYYSRNDRDQVSFLIKKELSNIQEKKGTLKESDKAVMTAFDAIVNFCEELGCRHAAIAKYFGDVTPPCNKCCDYCKNPGAVKRQLESLERCSNSWSKTCIGPTGSSWDSYDPELYEGGRRGCGGFSRYDEESSGNGDEANEESRKREWNNFYKKQMSLRKGKEPEKEDFVPPSADCPLKDAFSRRISKLTVKGREHCLKMLEEALSTNQKVLATGRKGSDPHACAVELEYEAFRTSKMANSYKAAVLKKVAEISKASKHGELFSVFGSGTGGNSSLETKSMSSAEEDFLPASQVYSFKPKRVGAGFPKKSSLFQTASELLKIQEESDVRPVKKEIDHANGQDNSNCSLELDTRNPALQKKEIGAKAMCESAGVEVLLPEKTGQQPRPDTKAVLWDSPTKKSKPSKKQQMLAEAAKKESQDISKFFSLPKGGSKAKSCSSAKEDGCSASILPQVSSQSMCQEKPTPQENKDVSGDVTGQSQAKNEELGETEVTLTEREEDFKTQQAAESELPQEEIDVKSSVAENVAETELTVVEGESGKRPGSDEDMESPATKRLRTVAKSSILSQPESKSVGPTKKKVTFDPNLSQCDKEGSSKTIQPVTKGMSLKDTADIVVKCLTPFYKGGKFASKDLFKGFARHLSHLLAEEQNPARKTVKEEAQRLIKEFFKTRVRCESETDWQELQSSES; encoded by the exons ATGGCGGCTGCCTCTTCCTTCCAACCTACACTGAACTCTCTGGTGTCCCGAAACCTCTTGTCCTACCTGATAATCGACGAAGCGCACTGCGTCTCCCAGTGGGGACACGATTTCCGACCCGACTACCTGCGGCTGGGCACCTTGCGCACTCGCATACCCAATACACCTTGTGTTGCCTTGACTGCCACTGCCACCAGGCAGGTCCAGGAGGACATTGTGGCAGTGCTTAAACTAAAGCAGCCACTTTCCACATTTAAGACTCCTTGCTTCAGATCTAATTTGTTCTATGATGTGCAGTTCAAAGAGCTCTTGACTGATCCATACACCAACTTGAAGGATTTCTGTCTGAAGGCACTTGAAGTGAAGAACACCACTGGG GTGTACTCCGGTTGTGGCATTGTGTACTGCAGGATGAGGGATGTGTGTGACCAGCTGGCTACTGAATTGAGCTACCGAGGAGTGAAAGCCAAGGCCTATCACGCAG GACTCAAGGCAGCTGATAGGACTTCAATCCAGAATGAATGGATGGAGGAGAAGATTCCAGTTATTGTTGCAACCATCAGTTTTGGAATGGGAGTAGACAAAGCAAACGTCAG ATTTGTTGCCCATTGGAATATTGCAAAGTCAATGGCTGGATATTACCAAGAgtctggcagagctgggagagATGGGAAGCCATCCTGCTGCCGCCTCTATTACTCAAGGAATGACCGGGATCAAGTCAGCTTCCTGATTAAGAAGGAGCTCTCTAACATCCAA gaaaaaaaaggcacctTAAAAGAATCTGACAAAGCTGTAATGACAGCCTTTGATGCCATTGTGAACTTCTGTGAGGAGCTGGG ATGTCGACATGCTGCCATAGCCAAGTACTTTGGGGATGTCACCCCACCTTGTAACAAGTGCTGTGATTACTGCAAGAACCCAGGAGCAGTGAAGAGACAACTGGAGTCACTGGAGCGCTGTAGCAACAGCTGGAGCAAAACCTGCATTGGGCCCACAGGCTCCTCCTGGGATAGCTATGACCCAGAGCTGTATGAAGGCGGCAGGAGAGGTTGCGGAGGTTTTAGCAG GTATGATGAAGAAAGCAGTGGGAATGGGGATGAAGCCAATGAAGAGAGTCGGAAACGGGAGTGGAACAACTTCTACAAAAAGCAGATGAGTCTGCGCAAA ggCAAAGAAccagaaaaggaagattttgtTCCTCCAA GTGCAGACTGTCCCTTGAAGGATGCTTTCAGCAGGAGAATCTCTAAGCTCACAGTGAAG GGACGGGAACACTGCTTGAAGATGCTGGAAGAAGCTTTGAGCACCAATCAGAAGGTTCTagcaacaggaagaaaagg GTCAGACCCTCATGCCTGTGCTGTGGAGCTGGAGTATGAAGCTTTCCGAACCAGTAAAATGGCTAACTCATACAAGGCAGCTGTGCTAAAGAAG GTAGCAGAAATCAGCAAAGCCTCAAAACATGGAGAGTTGTTCTCAGTCTTTGGGTCTGGAACTGGTGGCAACAGCAGCTTGGAAACAAAATCCATGTCTTCAGCAGAAGAGGACTTCCTCCCTGCATCCCAGGTTTACTCG TTCAAACCCAAGCGTGTGGGAGCAGGATTTCCAAAGAAATCCAGCTTGTTTCAGACAGCTTCAGAACTCCTGAAGATCCAGGAGGAGAGCGATGTAAGGCCTGTCAAAAAAGAAATAGATCATGCAAATGGGCAAGACAACAGCAACTGCAGTCTGGAACTGGACACCAGAAACCCTGCTCTCCAGAAGAAAGAAATAGGAGCCAAAGCAATGTGTGAGAGTGCTGGGGTAGAAGTACTCCTTCCTGAAAAGACAGGACAGCAACCCAGGCCAGACACAAAAGCTGTCCTTTGGGACAGCCCTACTAAGAAGTCCAAACCTAGCAAGAAGCAGCAAATGCTCGCAGAAGCAGCTAAAAAAGAATCACAGGATATTTCCAAattcttctccctccccaaaGGTGGGTCTAAAGCCAAAAGTTGCAGCTCAGCAAAGGAAGATGGCTGTTCTGCAAGTATACTACCTCAGGTTTCTTCTCAAAGCATGTGTCAAGAGAAACCAACACCTCAGGAAAACAAAGATGTCTCTGGAGATGTAACTGGACAGTCTCAGGCAAAGAATGAAGAACTGGGAGAGACAGAAGTAACACTGACTGAGAGAGAGGAGGATTTTAAGACGCAGCAGGCTGCTGAATCTGAACTCCCTCAGGAAGAAATTGATGTAAAATCCAG TGTTGCAGAAAATGTCGCAGAAACTGAGCTAACCGTTGTTGAAGGTGAGAGTGGGAAGCGACCAGGATCAGATGAG GATATGGAAAGTCCCGCAACAAAGCGGCTACGGACAGTGGCAAAATCTTCTATTCTGTCTCAACCAGAAAGCAAAAGTGTTGGTCCAACAAAGAAGAAGGTGACTTTTGATCCAAACTTATCACAATGTGATAAAGAAGGAAGCAGCAAGACCATACAGCCGGTGACCAAAGGCATGTCCCTCAAAGACACAGCAGACATCGTTGTCAAATGTTTGACCCCATTCTACAAGGGTGGCAAATTTGCTTCCAAG GATCTGTTTAAGGGCTTTGCTCGGCACCTCTCTCACTTACTGGCCGAAGAGCAGAACCCTGCCCGCAAGACTG TGAAGGAGGAAGCACAGAGACTTATCAAGGAGTTTTTcaaaacaagggtcaggtgtgaGAGTGAGACAGACTGGCAGGAGCTGCAAAGCTCAGAGAGCTGA